A section of the Streptomyces sp. V3I8 genome encodes:
- a CDS encoding FHA domain-containing protein codes for MAGAWWKLSGGYGRCEGVRLDRCVQSGFVLPHGRVCFGQGESPVKLFAKLFGKSARDGGDNATARHRAPRPSEGEGQADRPLFRDQVGGPDGDISGGQGAPSVDPAQSGRIGFGDPSASGAGGGFGSDPYATTTSAGQPQQEDPSMSALVCTRCGNRNAEASRFCSNCGAPLRAGATPERPSETTSTISISGLEAYDAEVTGQTQMPMLSPEAQAAVDALPLGSALLVVRRGPNSGSRFLLDGELTTAGRHPQSDIFLDDVTVSRRHVEFRREPDGSFTVADVGSLNGTYVNRERIDRVPLSNGDEVQIGKYRLVFYASQRGI; via the coding sequence TTGGCTGGTGCGTGGTGGAAACTGTCTGGTGGATACGGACGTTGTGAGGGTGTCCGGCTCGACCGGTGTGTGCAATCAGGGTTCGTCCTGCCCCACGGGCGGGTCTGTTTCGGTCAAGGGGAATCGCCCGTGAAGTTGTTTGCGAAGTTGTTCGGCAAGAGCGCACGAGACGGTGGCGACAACGCCACCGCCCGCCATCGCGCACCGCGTCCCTCGGAGGGTGAGGGGCAGGCGGACCGCCCGCTGTTCCGGGACCAGGTCGGTGGGCCGGACGGTGACATTTCCGGTGGTCAGGGCGCGCCGTCTGTTGACCCTGCCCAGTCGGGGCGCATAGGTTTCGGGGATCCGTCAGCCTCAGGTGCGGGTGGAGGTTTCGGCTCCGACCCGTACGCGACCACTACCTCGGCGGGGCAGCCGCAACAGGAGGATCCGTCCATGTCGGCCCTGGTGTGTACGAGGTGCGGCAACCGCAACGCGGAAGCGAGCCGCTTCTGCTCCAACTGCGGTGCTCCGCTGCGGGCCGGAGCGACTCCGGAGCGTCCGTCGGAGACCACTTCGACGATCTCCATCTCCGGTCTCGAGGCGTACGACGCCGAGGTGACCGGCCAGACGCAGATGCCGATGCTGTCCCCGGAGGCGCAGGCCGCCGTCGACGCACTGCCGCTCGGCTCGGCGCTCCTGGTGGTGCGGCGGGGCCCCAACTCGGGCAGCCGCTTCCTGCTGGACGGCGAGCTGACCACGGCCGGCCGTCATCCGCAGAGCGACATCTTCCTGGACGACGTGACCGTGTCGCGCCGCCACGTGGAGTTCCGCCGTGAACCCGACGGTTCGTTCACGGTGGCGGACGTCGGCAGCCTCAACGGCACCTACGTCAACCGGGAGCGGATCGACCGGGTCCCCCTGTCGAACGGCGACGAGGTGCAGATCGGCAAGTACCGGCTGGTCTTCTACGCGAGCCAGCGGGGCATCTGA
- a CDS encoding PRC-barrel domain-containing protein: MQSDIDPRNLIGRKAFDRNGAKIGTVDEVYLDDATGTPEWAAIRTGLFSRDAFVPLEPSELVDGSLRIPFERSLIKDAPDFGVGRHLSPEQELQLYHHYALDVSPAPPFPDHTFGRLANTEDTP, from the coding sequence GTGCAGAGCGACATCGATCCGCGCAACCTGATAGGCCGCAAGGCGTTCGATCGCAACGGCGCGAAGATCGGCACCGTCGACGAGGTCTACCTCGACGACGCGACCGGCACACCCGAGTGGGCGGCCATACGCACCGGCCTCTTCAGCCGGGACGCCTTCGTCCCCCTGGAACCCAGCGAACTGGTCGACGGCTCCCTGCGCATCCCGTTCGAACGCTCCCTGATCAAGGACGCCCCCGACTTCGGCGTGGGCCGCCACCTCTCCCCCGAACAGGAACTCCAGCTCTACCACCACTACGCCCTGGACGTCTCCCCGGCCCCACCGTTCCCCGACCACACCTTCGGCAGGCTGGCCAACACCGAGGACACCCCCTGA
- a CDS encoding DUF881 domain-containing protein — MSGKDGTPGTSGNPLRRELPDEVAAQAPAEGAEPGTPVAAAERGGPPALTGRQRLVKGLWPPRVSRAQLIVALLLFGLGFGLAVQVASTSDDDGALRGARQEDLVRILDELDDRTQRLEEEKQGLEDQRTELENSSDQAEEARKQTAEKEKQLGILAGTVAAQGPGITLTIDDEKGTVEADKLLDAIQELRAAGAEAIQVNGVRIVAGTYLTDESGGVAVDGNKISAPYRFKVIGKPQDLEPALNIPGGVVQTLEKEQATVTVDRIDKIVVDALRPAKQPDYARSSSQ, encoded by the coding sequence ATGAGCGGCAAGGACGGAACGCCGGGGACCTCCGGGAACCCGCTGCGCAGGGAACTGCCCGACGAGGTCGCGGCGCAGGCCCCGGCCGAAGGCGCCGAGCCCGGGACGCCGGTGGCCGCAGCCGAGCGGGGCGGGCCGCCCGCGCTCACCGGCCGCCAGCGGCTGGTGAAGGGCCTGTGGCCGCCGCGGGTGTCCCGCGCGCAACTCATCGTCGCGCTCCTGCTGTTCGGCCTCGGCTTCGGCCTGGCCGTCCAGGTGGCGTCCACCAGCGACGACGACGGCGCCCTGCGCGGCGCGCGCCAGGAGGATCTCGTACGTATCCTCGATGAACTCGACGACCGTACACAGCGTCTGGAAGAGGAGAAGCAGGGGCTCGAGGACCAGCGCACCGAGCTGGAGAACAGCTCGGACCAGGCCGAGGAGGCCCGCAAGCAGACGGCCGAGAAGGAGAAGCAACTCGGCATCCTGGCGGGCACCGTGGCGGCGCAGGGCCCCGGCATCACACTGACGATCGACGACGAGAAGGGGACGGTCGAGGCCGACAAGCTGCTCGACGCGATCCAGGAGCTGCGCGCGGCCGGCGCGGAGGCGATCCAGGTCAACGGTGTACGGATCGTCGCCGGTACTTATCTGACGGATGAGAGCGGGGGAGTCGCGGTGGACGGGAACAAGATCAGCGCCCCCTATCGTTTCAAGGTCATCGGCAAGCCTCAGGACCTCGAACCGGCGCTCAACATCCCTGGCGGAGTGGTGCAGACTCTGGAGAAGGAGCAGGCCACTGTCACGGTGGACCGCATCGACAAGATCGTCGTGGACGCCTTGCGACCGGCGAAGCAGCCTGACTACGCTCGGTCGTCCTCCCAGTGA
- a CDS encoding MerR family transcriptional regulator produces the protein MRSSGDGTAGGAPGRGPGESGPYPLQSSAADHVQRPKAVSGGGEVAPAEIGYRGPTACAAAGITYRQLDYWARTGLVEPSVRPAHGSGTQRLYSFRDVVVLKIVKRFLDTGVSLQNIRTTVRHLAERGACDLERMTLMSDGATVYECTSPDEVHALLQGGQGIFGIAVGVVWRDVESALSQLHGERVDTGETLVRPNPADELARRRNRAV, from the coding sequence GTGAGAAGCAGCGGCGACGGTACGGCTGGGGGTGCTCCCGGACGCGGTCCGGGAGAGAGCGGCCCGTACCCGCTTCAGAGCAGCGCGGCCGATCACGTACAGCGGCCGAAAGCAGTGTCGGGGGGCGGCGAGGTGGCGCCCGCGGAGATCGGTTATCGCGGTCCCACGGCGTGTGCAGCCGCGGGGATCACCTATCGGCAGTTGGATTACTGGGCCAGGACGGGGCTCGTCGAGCCGAGCGTGCGGCCCGCCCACGGATCGGGGACGCAGCGCCTCTACAGCTTCCGGGACGTGGTCGTCCTGAAGATCGTCAAGCGGTTCCTCGACACGGGGGTCTCGCTGCAGAACATCCGCACCACGGTGCGGCACCTCGCGGAGCGCGGCGCCTGCGACCTGGAGCGCATGACGCTGATGAGCGACGGCGCGACGGTCTACGAGTGCACCTCGCCCGACGAGGTGCACGCGCTGCTGCAGGGCGGACAGGGCATCTTCGGCATCGCCGTGGGCGTGGTGTGGCGAGATGTGGAGAGCGCGCTCTCGCAGCTGCACGGGGAGCGCGTCGACACGGGGGAGACGCTCGTCCGGCCCAATCCGGCGGACGAGCTGGCGCGGCGGCGCAATCGGGCCGTCTGA
- a CDS encoding DNA polymerase IV, translating into MRAAPTILHLDMDAFFASAEQAAKPSLRGKAVVVGGLGPRGVVATCSYEARVFGVHSAMPMAQARRLAPNAAYLVPRFGLYREISEQVMRLLRELSPLVEPLSLDEAFVDLEAGQAAWDEGSALLAARKLRADIRAVTGLTGSVGLAGSKMLAKIASERAKPDGLVLIEPGTERALLAPLSVRILPGVGPATGDHLRRGGISTVGEIAEAGEDELVRLLGKAHGTALYAMALARDRRPVVAERDTKSVSVEDTYDVDIHDRARVRMEVQRLADRCVQRLRGARLSGRTIVLKVRRYDFSTLTRSETLRGPTDDPAVVREAAARLLEAVDTTGGVRLLGVGVSGLADYTQEDLFAQARVGVVREEEAPVSGGPEEAGAVTAFAEEPSVPSPAERLWRAGHDVRHAEFGHGWVQGSGLGRVTVRFETPFSGPGRVKTFRVDDPALEVAEPLPLVEGLPSASPAVSPAAALEEG; encoded by the coding sequence GTGAGAGCCGCGCCCACGATCCTGCATCTCGACATGGACGCCTTCTTCGCCTCGGCGGAGCAGGCGGCCAAGCCGAGTCTGCGCGGGAAAGCGGTCGTCGTGGGCGGCCTCGGGCCGCGTGGTGTCGTCGCCACCTGCTCCTACGAGGCGCGGGTCTTCGGGGTGCATTCGGCGATGCCCATGGCGCAGGCCCGACGGCTGGCACCGAACGCCGCCTACCTCGTACCGCGCTTCGGGCTCTACCGGGAGATCAGCGAGCAGGTGATGCGGCTGCTGCGGGAGCTGTCGCCGCTGGTGGAGCCGCTGAGCCTGGACGAGGCGTTCGTGGACCTGGAGGCCGGGCAGGCGGCCTGGGACGAGGGATCGGCCCTGCTGGCCGCGAGGAAGCTGCGTGCGGACATCCGGGCCGTCACGGGGCTCACCGGGTCCGTGGGGCTCGCGGGCTCCAAGATGCTGGCGAAGATCGCCTCGGAGCGGGCCAAGCCGGACGGGCTCGTGCTCATAGAGCCGGGCACCGAGCGGGCGCTGCTCGCTCCCCTGTCGGTACGCATCCTGCCGGGCGTCGGGCCGGCCACGGGGGACCACCTGCGGCGGGGTGGGATCAGCACGGTCGGGGAGATCGCCGAGGCGGGCGAGGACGAGCTCGTACGGCTGCTGGGGAAGGCGCACGGGACCGCGCTGTACGCCATGGCGCTGGCCCGCGACCGGCGGCCCGTGGTGGCCGAGCGGGACACCAAGTCGGTGTCGGTCGAGGACACGTACGACGTGGACATCCATGACCGGGCGCGGGTGCGGATGGAGGTGCAGCGGCTGGCCGACCGGTGTGTCCAGCGGTTGCGGGGGGCGCGTCTGTCGGGGCGGACCATCGTGCTGAAGGTGCGGCGGTACGACTTCTCCACGCTGACCCGGTCCGAGACGTTGCGGGGGCCCACGGACGATCCGGCGGTGGTGCGGGAGGCGGCCGCGCGGCTGCTGGAGGCCGTGGACACCACGGGGGGTGTGCGGCTGCTGGGGGTCGGGGTTTCCGGGCTTGCCGATTACACGCAGGAGGATCTGTTCGCGCAGGCGCGGGTCGGTGTCGTGCGGGAGGAGGAGGCGCCGGTGTCCGGCGGCCCCGAGGAGGCCGGGGCGGTCACGGCCTTCGCCGAGGAGCCTTCGGTGCCTTCGCCCGCGGAGCGGTTGTGGCGGGCGGGGCATGACGTCCGGCATGCGGAGTTCGGGCACGGGTGGGTGCAGGGGAGCGGGCTGGGGCGGGTGACCGTGCGGTTCGAGACGCCGTTCTCCGGGCCGGGGCGGGTGAAGACGTTCCGGGTCGATGATCCGGCGTTGGAGGTGGCGGAGCCGTTGCCGTTGGTCGAGGGGCTGCCTTCGGCGTCGCCTGCCGTATCGCCTGCGGCGGCTTTGGAGGAGGGGTGA
- a CDS encoding mannose-1-phosphate guanyltransferase produces MKAVVMAGGEGTRLRPMTSSMPKPLLPVANRPIMEHVLRLLKRHGLNETVVTVQFLASLVKNYFGDGEELGMELTYANEEKPLGTAGSVKNAEEALKDDTFLVISGDALTDFDLTDLINFHKEKGGLVTVCLTRVPNPLEFGITIVDDEGKVERFLEKPTWGQVFSDTVNTGIYVMEPEVFDYVEADVSVDWSGDVFPQLMKEGKPIYGYVAEGYWEDVGTHESYVKAQADVLEGKVDVELDGFEISPGVWVAEGAEVHPDAVLRGPLYIGDYAKVEADAEIREHTVVGSNVVVKSGAFLHKAVLHDNVYIGQHSNLRGCVVGKNTDIMRAARIEDGAVIGDECLVGEESIVQGNVRVYPFKTIEAGAFVNTSVIWESRGQAHLFGARGVTGILNVEITPELAVRLAGAYATTLKKGSTVTTARDHSRGARALKRAVISALQASAIDVRDLENVPLPVARQQTARGSAGGIMIRTTPGVPDSVDIMFFDGNGADLSQGSQRKLDRVFARQEYRRAFPGEIGDLHFPASVFDSYTGSLLRNVDTTGIAESGLKVVVDASNGSAGLVLPSLLGKLGVDSLTINPGLDESRPTETADTRRSGMVRLGEIVASARAAFGVRFDPVGERLSLVDEKGRIIEDDRALLVMLDLVAAERRSGRVALPVTTTRIAEQVAAYHGTQVDWTTTSPDDLTRVGREESSIFGGDGRGGFIVPEFSSVFDGTAAFVRLIGLVARTQLTLSQIDARIPRAHVLKRDLATPWAVKGLVMRRVVEAAGDRFVDTTDGVRVVETDGRWVMVLPDPAEAVTHLWAEGPDDASAQALLDEWASVVDSAGR; encoded by the coding sequence ATGAAGGCCGTCGTGATGGCCGGCGGCGAAGGCACACGCCTTCGCCCCATGACCTCAAGCATGCCCAAGCCGCTCCTGCCCGTGGCCAACCGCCCGATCATGGAGCATGTGCTACGGCTGCTCAAGCGGCATGGGCTCAACGAAACCGTCGTCACCGTCCAGTTCCTGGCCTCTCTGGTCAAGAACTACTTCGGTGACGGTGAAGAGCTCGGTATGGAGCTCACCTATGCCAACGAGGAGAAGCCACTCGGTACTGCCGGCAGTGTCAAGAACGCCGAGGAGGCACTGAAGGACGACACGTTCCTCGTCATCTCCGGCGATGCTCTGACCGACTTCGACCTCACCGACCTCATCAATTTCCACAAGGAAAAGGGTGGACTGGTCACCGTCTGCCTGACCCGTGTCCCCAATCCCCTGGAATTCGGCATCACGATTGTCGACGACGAGGGCAAGGTCGAGCGTTTCCTGGAGAAGCCGACCTGGGGCCAGGTCTTCTCCGACACGGTGAACACCGGCATCTACGTCATGGAACCCGAGGTCTTCGACTACGTCGAGGCCGATGTCTCCGTCGACTGGTCCGGCGACGTCTTCCCTCAGCTGATGAAGGAGGGCAAGCCGATCTACGGCTATGTCGCCGAGGGCTACTGGGAGGACGTCGGTACGCACGAGAGCTATGTGAAGGCGCAGGCCGACGTCCTCGAGGGCAAGGTCGACGTCGAGCTGGACGGGTTCGAGATATCGCCCGGGGTCTGGGTCGCGGAGGGCGCCGAAGTACACCCCGACGCCGTGCTGCGAGGACCCCTCTACATCGGGGACTACGCCAAGGTCGAGGCCGACGCCGAAATCCGCGAGCACACCGTGGTGGGCTCCAATGTCGTCGTGAAGTCCGGGGCATTCCTGCACAAGGCCGTGCTGCACGACAACGTGTACATCGGCCAGCACAGCAACCTGCGCGGCTGTGTCGTCGGCAAGAACACCGACATCATGCGGGCCGCGCGGATCGAGGACGGCGCCGTCATCGGGGACGAGTGCCTCGTCGGTGAAGAATCGATCGTTCAGGGCAACGTGCGGGTGTACCCGTTCAAGACGATCGAGGCCGGCGCCTTCGTCAACACGTCGGTCATCTGGGAGTCCCGGGGCCAGGCGCATCTCTTCGGCGCCCGTGGAGTCACCGGGATCCTCAACGTGGAGATCACGCCCGAGCTGGCGGTACGCCTGGCAGGGGCGTACGCGACCACGCTCAAGAAGGGGTCCACCGTCACCACGGCGCGCGACCACTCCCGTGGTGCCCGCGCGCTGAAGAGGGCGGTGATCTCGGCGCTGCAGGCCAGCGCCATCGACGTACGGGACCTGGAGAACGTACCGCTGCCGGTCGCGCGGCAGCAGACCGCGCGGGGCAGCGCCGGCGGCATCATGATCCGTACGACGCCCGGGGTTCCCGACTCGGTGGACATCATGTTCTTCGACGGGAACGGAGCGGACCTCTCGCAGGGCAGCCAGCGCAAGCTGGACCGTGTCTTCGCACGCCAGGAGTACCGGCGCGCCTTTCCGGGCGAGATCGGTGACCTGCACTTCCCGGCGAGCGTCTTCGACTCGTACACCGGGTCCCTGCTCAGGAACGTCGACACGACCGGGATCGCCGAGTCCGGGCTCAAGGTCGTCGTGGACGCCTCGAACGGCAGCGCCGGGCTGGTGCTGCCCAGCCTGCTCGGCAAGCTCGGGGTCGATTCACTGACCATCAACCCGGGGCTCGACGAGTCGCGTCCCACGGAGACGGCGGACACCCGCCGGTCCGGGATGGTGCGGCTCGGCGAGATCGTGGCCTCCGCGCGGGCCGCGTTCGGCGTGCGGTTCGACCCGGTGGGCGAGCGGCTGTCGCTCGTCGACGAGAAGGGCCGGATCATCGAGGACGACCGGGCGCTGCTCGTCATGCTCGACCTGGTCGCCGCCGAGCGGCGCAGCGGGCGGGTGGCCCTGCCGGTGACCACGACGAGGATCGCCGAGCAGGTGGCGGCGTACCACGGGACGCAGGTCGACTGGACGACGACGTCGCCCGACGACCTGACGCGTGTCGGGCGCGAGGAGTCCAGCATCTTCGGCGGCGACGGCCGCGGCGGTTTCATCGTGCCCGAGTTCAGCAGCGTGTTCGACGGTACGGCCGCCTTCGTCCGGCTCATCGGGCTGGTGGCGCGGACGCAGCTCACGCTCAGCCAGATCGACGCGCGCATCCCGCGGGCGCACGTCCTCAAGCGCGATCTCGCGACCCCCTGGGCTGTCAAGGGGCTCGTGATGCGACGCGTGGTGGAAGCGGCCGGTGACCGGTTCGTGGACACGACCGACGGCGTTCGCGTGGTCGAGACCGACGGACGCTGGGTGATGGTTCTTCCCGACCCGGCGGAGGCGGTCACGCACCTGTGGGCCGAAGGACCCGACGACGCGTCGGCGCAGGCGCTGCTCGACGAGTGGGCGTCGGTGGTGGACAGCGCCGGTCGCTGA
- a CDS encoding MerR family transcriptional regulator — translation MLRTPSGGAGHGAAATDGALMSIGTVLNALRDEFPEVTVSKIRFLESEGLIEPQRTPSGYRKFSPDDVERLGHVLRMQRDHYLPLKVIRKHLDAMGRGEAVPLPSTGPQSDNEAPSDPEGPVVARIGRAELLAAAEIGERELDEWESYGLITPLPDGVYDAEAVTVAALVTELGRFGIEPRHLRAVKAAADREAGLVDQVVAPLRLHRNPQTRAHAQARTKELAGLAVKLHAALVQSALGVRLP, via the coding sequence ATGCTTCGAACACCGAGCGGCGGCGCCGGACACGGCGCCGCCGCCACGGACGGTGCTCTGATGAGTATCGGCACCGTGCTGAACGCGCTGCGTGACGAATTCCCCGAAGTCACCGTCTCGAAGATCCGGTTCCTGGAGTCCGAGGGGCTCATCGAGCCGCAGCGGACCCCTTCCGGATACCGGAAGTTCAGTCCCGACGACGTGGAGCGTCTGGGGCACGTCCTGCGGATGCAGCGGGACCACTACCTGCCCCTGAAGGTGATCCGCAAGCACCTGGACGCCATGGGGCGGGGTGAGGCGGTCCCCCTGCCCTCCACGGGACCTCAGAGCGACAACGAGGCCCCCAGTGATCCCGAGGGGCCCGTGGTGGCCCGGATCGGGCGGGCCGAGCTGCTGGCCGCCGCGGAGATCGGCGAGCGGGAACTCGACGAGTGGGAGTCGTACGGGCTCATCACGCCCCTGCCGGACGGCGTGTACGACGCCGAGGCGGTCACCGTGGCCGCGCTGGTCACCGAACTCGGACGGTTCGGGATCGAACCGCGGCACTTGCGTGCCGTCAAGGCCGCCGCCGACCGGGAGGCCGGACTCGTGGACCAGGTGGTGGCGCCCCTGCGGCTGCACCGCAACCCGCAGACCAGGGCACACGCACAGGCGCGCACCAAGGAGCTCGCGGGGCTCGCGGTGAAGCTGCACGCCGCCCTGGTGCAGTCCGCGCTCGGGGTGCGGCTGCCCTGA
- a CDS encoding bifunctional nuclease family protein, with amino-acid sequence MNELDVVGVRVEMPSNQPIVLLREVGGDRYLPIWIGPGEATAIAFAQQGMAPARPLTHDLFKDVLEAVGQELTEVRITDLREGVFYAELVFASGVEVSARPSDAIALALRTGTPIYGSDGVLDDAGIAIPDEQEDEVEKFREFLDQISPEDFGTNSQ; translated from the coding sequence GTGAACGAGCTCGACGTCGTAGGTGTCCGGGTGGAAATGCCCTCCAACCAACCGATCGTGCTCCTGCGTGAAGTGGGAGGCGACCGTTACCTCCCCATCTGGATCGGTCCGGGGGAGGCGACGGCGATCGCCTTCGCACAGCAGGGCATGGCCCCCGCACGACCGCTGACCCACGACCTGTTCAAGGACGTGCTGGAGGCCGTCGGCCAGGAGCTGACCGAAGTGCGCATCACGGATCTGCGGGAGGGTGTCTTCTACGCGGAACTGGTGTTCGCCAGCGGGGTCGAGGTCAGTGCCCGGCCGTCCGACGCCATAGCGCTGGCGCTGCGCACCGGAACGCCCATCTACGGCAGTGACGGGGTCCTGGACGACGCCGGCATCGCGATCCCGGACGAGCAGGAGGACGAGGTGGAGAAGTTCCGCGAGTTCCTCGACCAGATCTCGCCCGAGGACTTCGGGACCAACAGCCAGTGA
- a CDS encoding DUF881 domain-containing protein, with product MCGMPQPPPVRSTPTRPPRPDASMSLLTNVMDHSLDEGYAEAAARRKTEDAGGMPRTLRAKLGLAAGLVLAALVVTVGAAQARIAAPVIAKERGELIDRIDRQTSAAEKLEDGIDELRDDVGARQREALQKHGGDQGELVGILAGAVEVHGPGVKLVVDDAKEADHGGDGDARETSGFSDTGRVRDRDMQRVVNGLWESGAEAVTINGQRLTALSAIRAAGDAILVDNKPLVPPYTVLAVGDGEKLGSAFRDSGDGQYLDALRKNFAIRTSLSVEDEVRLPAASSVIVRTAQPSTEKGTS from the coding sequence ATGTGCGGCATGCCGCAGCCGCCCCCCGTTCGGAGCACCCCCACGCGCCCTCCGCGCCCGGACGCGTCCATGTCGCTGCTCACCAACGTCATGGACCACAGCCTGGACGAGGGGTACGCCGAGGCGGCTGCCCGGAGGAAGACCGAGGACGCGGGCGGGATGCCCAGGACGCTGCGGGCCAAGCTCGGCCTCGCGGCCGGTCTGGTGCTCGCCGCGCTCGTCGTGACCGTGGGTGCGGCGCAGGCGCGGATAGCGGCACCGGTCATCGCCAAGGAGCGCGGGGAACTCATCGACCGTATCGACCGGCAGACGTCGGCGGCCGAGAAACTCGAGGACGGCATCGACGAACTCCGTGACGACGTCGGTGCCCGGCAGCGTGAGGCGTTGCAGAAGCACGGCGGTGACCAGGGCGAACTGGTGGGCATCCTGGCCGGAGCCGTCGAGGTGCACGGACCCGGCGTGAAACTCGTCGTGGACGACGCGAAGGAAGCCGACCACGGCGGTGACGGGGACGCGCGGGAGACCTCCGGCTTCTCCGACACCGGACGCGTACGCGACCGCGACATGCAGCGCGTGGTCAACGGCCTGTGGGAGTCGGGTGCCGAGGCCGTCACGATCAACGGGCAGCGGCTCACCGCCCTGTCCGCGATCAGGGCCGCGGGTGACGCGATACTGGTCGACAACAAGCCGCTGGTACCGCCGTACACGGTGCTGGCCGTGGGGGACGGCGAGAAACTGGGCAGCGCGTTCCGCGACAGCGGTGACGGGCAGTATCTGGACGCCCTGCGGAAGAACTTCGCTATCAGGACCAGTCTGTCCGTCGAGGACGAGGTCCGGCTGCCCGCAGCCTCGAGTGTGATCGTACGAACAGCACAACCCAGCACAGAGAAAGGCACATCGTGA
- a CDS encoding CDP-alcohol phosphatidyltransferase family protein, translating to MEVQETRVQTDRVLTIPNILSMARLVGVPIFLWLILWPEFGGPNSDGWALLVLMLSGISDYLDGKLARRWNQISSLGRLLDPAADRLYILSTLLGLTWREILPLWLTGILLARELVLLVMVGILRRHGYPPPQVNFLGKAATFNLMYAFPLLLLSDGSGWLASLAAIFGWAFAGWGTTLYWWAGILYVVQVRRLVRADNHGRLSPPNGRP from the coding sequence GTGGAGGTCCAGGAGACCCGCGTCCAGACAGACCGGGTCCTCACCATCCCGAACATCCTCAGCATGGCGCGCCTCGTGGGCGTACCGATCTTTCTGTGGCTGATCCTCTGGCCGGAGTTCGGCGGGCCCAACAGCGACGGCTGGGCCCTGCTGGTGCTCATGTTGAGCGGTATCAGCGACTACCTGGACGGCAAGCTCGCCCGGCGCTGGAACCAGATCAGCAGCCTCGGCCGGCTGCTGGACCCCGCGGCCGACCGGCTCTACATCCTGTCGACCCTGCTCGGACTGACCTGGCGTGAGATCCTGCCGCTGTGGCTGACCGGCATCCTGCTGGCGCGGGAGCTGGTGCTGCTCGTGATGGTGGGCATCCTCAGACGGCACGGCTATCCGCCGCCCCAGGTCAACTTCCTCGGGAAGGCTGCAACTTTCAACTTGATGTACGCCTTCCCGCTGTTGCTGCTCAGTGACGGAAGTGGATGGCTTGCGTCACTCGCTGCTATTTTCGGCTGGGCGTTCGCCGGATGGGGTACAACTCTGTATTGGTGGGCAGGGATCCTATACGTGGTCCAGGTCCGCCGCCTTGTTCGTGCGGACAACCATGGCCGACTGAGCCCGCCCAATGGGCGGCCGTAG
- a CDS encoding small basic family protein, with the protein MIAVLGLVVGVVAGLLVRPEVPAVVEPYLPIAVVAALDAVFGGLRAMLDGIFDDKVFVVSFLSNVVVAALIVFLGDKLGVGAQLSTGVVVVLGIRIFSNAAAIRRHVFRA; encoded by the coding sequence GTGATCGCCGTACTGGGCCTCGTCGTGGGAGTCGTGGCCGGACTGCTGGTCCGGCCCGAGGTTCCGGCGGTGGTCGAGCCCTATCTTCCGATCGCCGTCGTCGCGGCGCTCGACGCCGTGTTCGGAGGTCTGCGGGCGATGCTCGACGGCATCTTCGACGACAAGGTCTTCGTGGTGTCGTTCCTGTCCAACGTCGTGGTGGCCGCGCTGATCGTCTTCCTGGGCGACAAGCTGGGTGTGGGTGCCCAGTTGTCCACGGGCGTCGTGGTCGTCCTCGGTATCCGCATCTTCTCCAACGCCGCGGCGATCCGCCGGCACGTCTTCCGGGCGTGA